Proteins encoded within one genomic window of Apium graveolens cultivar Ventura unplaced genomic scaffold, ASM990537v1 ctg7781, whole genome shotgun sequence:
- the LOC141704384 gene encoding protein disulfide isomerase-like 1-5 isoform X2, protein MEVVLILTFLALFRVSEGPECEAFVKVATSDNEIQFAQTNSNKVARILFPIIKAPYHFLGLVKSEQEKFTSLENAFKVGKNQFLDDNKFVLVRLLTKINFARVYSSSNKLQVVCVFS, encoded by the exons ATGGAAGTTGTTCTAATACTCACTTTCTTAGCACTATTTCGGGTATCTGAG GGTCCCGAGTGTGAAGCATTTGTGAAGGTCGCAACTTCAGACAATGAAATTCAATTTGCTCAAACAAACAGCAACAAGGTTGCCAGAATTTTATTCCCAATTATTAAGGCACCATATCATTTTCTTGGCCTGGTGAAAAGCGAGCAGGAGAAATTTACAAGTCTCG AAAATGCTTTTAAAGTGGGCAAAAATCAGTTTTTAGATGATAACAAATTCGTGTTAGTTAGGCTTCTGACTAAAATCAACTTTGCTAGAGTGTATTCTAGTTCAAACAAACTACAGGTCGTTTGTGTTTTCTCTTAG
- the LOC141704384 gene encoding protein disulfide isomerase-like 1-5 isoform X1, with protein sequence MEVVLILTFLALFRVSEGPECEAFVKVATSDNEIQFAQTNSNKVARILFPIIKAPYHFLGLVKSEQEKFTSLENAFKVGKNQFLDDNKFVLVRLLTKINFARVYSSSNKLQFLALLFVVFIR encoded by the exons ATGGAAGTTGTTCTAATACTCACTTTCTTAGCACTATTTCGGGTATCTGAG GGTCCCGAGTGTGAAGCATTTGTGAAGGTCGCAACTTCAGACAATGAAATTCAATTTGCTCAAACAAACAGCAACAAGGTTGCCAGAATTTTATTCCCAATTATTAAGGCACCATATCATTTTCTTGGCCTGGTGAAAAGCGAGCAGGAGAAATTTACAAGTCTCG AAAATGCTTTTAAAGTGGGCAAAAATCAGTTTTTAGATGATAACAAATTCGTGTTAGTTAGGCTTCTGACTAAAATCAACTTTGCTAGAGTGTATTCTAGTTCAAACAAACTACAG TTTCTTGCATTACTATTTGTGGTGTTTATCCGATGA